The Pochonia chlamydosporia 170 chromosome 1, whole genome shotgun sequence genome window below encodes:
- a CDS encoding WW domain-binding protein (similar to Metarhizium robertsii ARSEF 23 XP_007818312.1), producing MDNPHDYLITSPSRPRRPTNPDSPTSWVMLNQGGFVKLGNERILLKLESRISCELSVPQELKARCTPFQCKSDKGTLFLTNKRIVYLPTKPTQEPKFESFSAPILKFQDSSTSSSMWWGWVWKSDCIPVSGGNIPPDLPRIEVKFTFSDGGMMDFNEAYIRLRERLFQYQEMRREMGPGADIPDEPLPAYEGPAANPPEPPNTLTVPRTNRSDSSSSRRAPDEPPPGYDEAQAQQISMRLEDHIRGEVDRGANQD from the exons ATGGACAATCCTCATGATTATCTCATCACCAGTCCATCACGTCCAAGACGTCCTACTAATCCAGACTCTCCTACTAGTTGGGTTATGCTGAATCAAGGGGGGTTTGTCAAACTCGGAAACGAACGAATTCTTCTCAAACTTGAGTCGAGAATATCATGCGAGCTGTCTGTACCTCAAGAACTGAAGGCTCGATGTACACCTTTTCAGTGCAAGAGCGACAAGGGCACTCTGTTCCTCACCAATAAGAGA ATTGTCTATCTGCCCACCAAACCTACACAGGAGCCCAAATTTGAATCTTTCAGTGCACCAATCCTCAAGTTTCAGGACTCTAGCACATCGTCGTCTATGTGGTGGGGATGGGTATGGAAGTCGGACTGTATTCCCGTCTCTGGCGGAAACATTCCACCTGATCTGCCTAGAATAGAAGTGAAATTCACCTTCTCCGACGGCGGCATGATGGATTTCAACGAGGCGTACATACGGCTCAGAGAACGACTGTTCCAATACCAGGAGATGAGAAGAGAGATGGGACCCGGTGCAGATATCCCAGATGAGCCTTTACCAGCATACGAAGGTCCTGCTGCAAATCCGCCTGAACCGCCGAACACACTGACCGTGCCAAGAACCAACCGATCAGATAGTTCTTCCAGTCGGAGAGCACCCGATGAACCCCCGCCAGGGTATGATGAGGCACAGGCGCAGCAGATTAGTATGCGCCTAGAAGATCATATAAGAGGAGAGGTTGATCGTGGGGCCAACCAGGATTGA
- a CDS encoding ubiquinol-cytochrome c reductase complex (similar to Metarhizium acridum CQMa 102 XP_007809021.1) encodes MGIWDAFSEIVEAVTPWSVVEAEAPAEEPKEEQAAETESKDEESSEEATEEATEDAEEEEEEEEEEEEDDEEEIVDPKETLEEECKNSAQCAPSKHHFDECVERVQQQESEGEAKEDCVEEFFHLAHCATACAAPKLWSKLR; translated from the exons ATGGGTATCTGGGACGCCTTTTCCGAGATCGTCGAGGCCGTGACGCCATGGAGCGTCGTCGAGGCTGAGGCCCCTGCCGAAGAGCCCAAG GAGGAGCAGGCTGCCGAGACTGAGTCCAAGGACGAAGAATCCTCCGAGGAGGCTACTGAGGAAGCTACCGAGGAcgccgaggaagaggaggaggaggaggaggaagaagaggaagatgatgaggaagagattGTTGACCCCAAGGAGACTCTTGAGGAAG AATGCAAAAACTCTGCTCAATGCGCTCCCTCCAAGCACCATTTCGACGAGTGCGTCGAGCGCGTACAGCAGCAGGAGAGCGAAggcgaggccaaggaggacTGTGTCGAGGAGT TCTTCCACCTTGCTCACTGCGCGACCGCCTGCGCCGCCCCCAAGCTGTGGTCTAAGCTCCGATAA
- a CDS encoding cell surface receptor/MFS transporter (similar to Cordyceps militaris CM01 XP_006670313.1) encodes MKGSKSSSDGSGDKVGGRFWRGKKLGSQDYSLGERNVADNGAMEADGDGSVANGTSTEYRTYKRRWIGLVTLTLMNIVISWDWLTFAPVADLSSQYYGVSKSAINWVSTAFFLAFVAIFPVTIAILHRGPKPAFMIAAVLIIIGNWIRYGGSSSSSGGHFGAIMAGEILIGFAQPFVLAAPTRYSDLWFTNRGRVAATALTSLANPLGGALGQLINPLWAKEASDISKMVLYVSIISTVCALPAFFVPAAPPTPVGPSSETPKLSLRESVKVLSHSLELWLVLIPFFVYVGFFNSISSLLNQMMTPYGFSDDEAGIGGAILIVVGLVFSAITSPILDRTKKFLFALKFFMPIIGICYLVFVWMPETRDIAGPYVVLAILGAASFALVPVALEFLTELSHPLSPEVTSTTAWAGGQLLGAIFVIVSDALTAGDDASPPNNMKKALIFQAVIALVVCPLPLFLGLFGRADKVVLRRIRSDEQGARTNVQAVA; translated from the exons ATGAAAGGAAGTAAGAGTAGCAGCGACGGAAGTGGCGACAAGGTCGGCGGACGCTTCTGGAGAGGGAAGAAGCTGGGTTCTCAGGATTACAGCCTTGGAGAGCGAAACGTTGCCGACAATGGAGCCATGGAAGccgatggcgatggcagtGTTGCCAATGGAACGTCAACTGAGTACCGGACTTACAAACGACGATGGATTGGGCTGGTCACACTCACGCTCATGAACATTGTCATTTCTTGGGAT TGGCTCACTTTTGCACCCGTTGCCGACCTCTCAAGCCAGTACTACGGCGTCTCCAAGTCAGCAATCAACTGGGTCAGCactgccttcttcctcgcctttgTCGCCATCTTCCCCGTGACAATCGCCATTCTACACCGCGGCCCTAAGCCGGCCTTTATGATCGCCGCggtcctcatcatcattggaAACTGGATTCGGTATGGCGGTTCGTCCAGCTCTTCTGGCGGCCATTTCGgcgccatcatggctggcgaAATCTTGATCGGTTTTGCGCAGCCTTTCGTTCTGGCCGCTCCTACTCGGTACTCGGATCTGTGGTTCACCAACCGCGGTCGAGTTGCTGCCACGGCCCTGACAAGTTTGGCGAATCCTCTGGGTGGCGCTCTGGGACAGTTGATCAACCCTCTGTGGGCAAAGGAAGCGAGCGACATCTCAAAGATGGTGCTCTACGTTTCCATCATT TCCACAGTCTGTGCTCTACCGGCATTCTTCGTGCCTGCAGCTCCCCCGACCCCAGTGGGACCGTCTTCCGAGACTCCCAAGCTCAGTCTTCGCGAATCTGTCAAAGTCCTCAGCCATTCGCTGGAGCTATGGCTTGTCCTCATCCCATTCTTCGTATACgtcggcttcttcaactccatcTCGTCTCTTCTCAACCAGATGATGACGCCCTACGGCTTCTCCGACGATGAGGCAGGAATCGGTGGTGCGATTCTCATTGTCGTTGGCCTCGTCTTCTCAGCCATTACCTCGCCGATTCTCGATAGAACCAAGAAGTTCCTATTCGCCCTCAAGTTcttcatgcccatcatcggcatctgCTACCTCGTGTTTGTTTGGATGCCCGAAACCCGCGACATTGCCGGCCCGTATGTCGTCCTTGCCATCCTGGGAGCTGCCTCGTTCGCCCTCGTCCCTGTTGCTCTCGAGTTTCTCACCGAGCTCAGTCACCCACTCAGTCCAGAGGTCACGTCCACCACTGCGTGGGCTGGTGGTCAGCTCCTcggcgccatctttgtcATCGTCAGCGATGCCCTGACTGCTGGCGACGACGCCAGCCCACCCAATAACATGAAGAAGGCTCTCATTTTCCAGGCGGTCATTGCGCTGGTGGTTTGCCCGCTGCCCCTGTTCCTGGGCTTGTTTGGTCGTGCGGACAAGGTTGTGTTGCGACGTATTCGCTCGGATGAGCAAGGTGCGCGTACAAATGTACAGGCTGTTGCATAA
- a CDS encoding 3-ketosteroid reductase (similar to Metarhizium acridum CQMa 102 XP_007809023.1), which produces MGAKKVASANPAPWESVPAHEQLFVLITGANSGIGLGTVHVLIDEFLATRSLSSHLIVIPTTRSGSKSLDTIRELRAYAAKAARTSKSLASRAGPEYKWEDAVARIHILSLSLDLCDLRAIRALSYRLRYETVSNPEGLEGEYLRNVRIPRLDSIICNAAYGGWAGIDWFKAIWSVLSKGIIQTATWPEFKLSLPTCILNERPVYNYPVKPLLGEVFCACVFGHYMLAHNLLPLLSRSSKNEAPGRIIWSSSVEAVRRVFDVDDMQCFMRPEAYESVKRLTDLLSLSATLPAAQPFSSRFLTIDDDTEAAKKQVVKPKLYLTHPGVVASTLFPVPWFFFWAYELALLISRWLGSPWHNANGYRGAKAAAWVVLQNQEALDESDAERIKWGSSTDAKLINDVKKTEVEGWGWDGTPETADTIAADTAVGVLRKSVGRKIGVRDATAEDIAEFEEMGASVWQQLETLRAQWEDIIERDDE; this is translated from the exons ATGGGGGCCAAAAAGGTTGCGTCAGCTAACCCGGCTCCTTGGGAATCCGTGCCTGCCCATGAGCAGCTgttcgtcctcatcaccggTGCAAACAG TGGAATTGGCCTAGGGACAGTCCACGTCCTCATTGACGAATTTCTCGCTACACGCTCCCTCAGCTCGCACCTGATTGTCATCCCCACGACGCGATCCGGCTCCAAGTCTCTCGATACCATCCGGGAACTGCGAGCGTATGCTGCCAAAGCGGCGAGGACATCCAAGAGCCTGGCGTCCCGCGCCGGCCCAGAGTACAAATGGGAAGATGCGGTTGCAAGAATCCACATCCTGAGCTTGTCCTTGGATCTTTGCGACCTCCGTGCTATCCGAGCCCTGTCATACAGGTTGCGCTATGAGACGGTGAGCAACCCAGAGGGTCTGGAGGGGGAATATCTGCGCAATGTAAGGATTCCTCGGTTGGACAGCATCATTTGCAACGCTGCCTATGgcggctgggctgggatCGACTGGTTCAAGGCTATTTGGTCCGTCCTCTCAAAGGGCATAATTCAGACGGCTACTTGGCCAGAGTTTAAGCTGTCGTTGCCGACGTGCATCTTAAACGAGCGGCCAGTTTACAATTAT CCCGTCAAACCACTGCTAGGCGAAGTATTTTGCGCCTGCGTCTTTGGCCACTACATGCTCGCACACAATCTCCTCCCCCTACTGAGCAGGTCATCCAAGAACGAGGCACCTGGCCGCATTATCTGGTCCAGTAGCGTCGAGGCGGTCCGACGAGTCTTTGACGTCGACGACATGCAATGCTTCATGCGGCCCGAGGCATACGAATCGGTTAAACGACTCACCGATCTCCTTTCCCTAAGCGCAACACTCCCCGCTGCCCAGCCATTCTCCTCGCGCTTCCTCACCATCGACGATGACACCGAAGCAGCCAAAAAACAAGTCGTCAAACCAAAACTCTACCTCACTCACCCCGGCGTCGTGGCCAGTACTCTCTTCCCTGTCCCCTGGTTCTTCTTTTGGGCATACGAGCTCGCCCTCTTAATCAGCCGCTGGCTAGGCTCCCCCTGGCACAACGCCAACGGCTACCGCGGCGCCAAAGCCGCTGCCTGGGTCGTCCTCCAGAATCAAGAAGCCCTTGACGAGTCCGACGCCGAGCGCATCAAATGGGGCAGCAGCACGGAtgccaaactcatcaatgacgtgaagaagacggaggTAGAGGGCtggggatgggatgggacGCCTGAGACTGCGGATACTATTGCCGCAGACACAGCGGTCGGTGTTTTGCGGAAATCTGTCGGGAGGAAGATTGGGGTCCGGGATGCGACGGCTGAGGATATTGCTGAATTCGAGGAGATGGGGGCTAGTGTTTGGCAGCAGTTGGAGACGCTGAGGGCTCAGTGGGAGGATATCATTGAACGTGACGATGAATAG
- a CDS encoding KH domain-containing protein, with protein sequence MSSEESAAQKLLQKHAEEPHTVTVEDVPDEELPSKATNDASGSWAAPMSTKAAGKQKESSNPKAPLDTHSHELFPELGAPKAKTANVAPIWGAKSGANGKTNGSPSNGVSRSSTPASGTATPSKAAAPSMFIPGRNVETVTLEPQYVLSRTQLKRPIPDIIKDINRKSRANITMANVANGRYKFEATGPQEIAQQALKDLVQQIGAPTSIKVPIPYSARAHVIGKGGSMIRALQEKTGARIQLPKVEDNALLADDDEATIDVSVDGNALSAASARNELLKIAGERSANVQTKVRGVPAAFYPFIAGPSNSLAQALEQSHGIQMRVPAHQAVSRVPAPVAPQPGQRPVFEPAGVEDDHIQLAGDRAAIQQVRAEIERRVAELHKQLELEQLSIQRGRHQFIIGDRGVPADDFFAETGCAILLPSEEDEDMVTVIGPADRVQAGLERAMDLAMGMQMSNIDIGRFHRNAPGGAAAHAGNVTRYLRQRNEIARLEKLHNTHINTPFSQGGALPWELYSREGKNAIRAQSEITGIINGHPPARMQTVNIDPFFHQHLRTDITPRVKTDYGVHIVVPEASDADTPVLLVFEGPDPAEGPYQLPRTKPSDADVREFKKALEDAEKHIMGLINKQEELSSATLDVPAKFHERLRRFIKKEQESRKSEQIPVRVTKVGTTVTLRGPKSAVESLVAKAKAFVEQEKEDEKERGFTLSFEFPQKFANHLIGKGGSNIKELRDRFDVEIQVQDGQVELKGPKAKAEAARHHIQNLSRTLADETTHILKIDPKYHRELIGAQGSQINRLQTRYKVLIFFPRSAKVGSDEQPNADAASETGKPRRQQAPDEVIIRGPKKGADEARDEIFSLHKYLEEHSVTASVPVQQKQVGSLIGQGGAALDELRQLTGARIDVPADRDADIVEIAIKGTAAQVAKARKILEEKRTVFDDTIVQTIEVDKKHHKALIGTGGAHLKEIVVGAGGSDDRRELARAIQFPKQEADGNSIKVEGRTDVVQKIVKRIQEIVAERDSQVTEMVEVPIEHHRSLIGRGGDAKRQMESKFSVSIDVPRQGDGKTGVKVTGRPENVAQAKEHIASIIKQQQGETIQIPRNVHHAVSNNGQIFRQLRNNHQVTVDHAGNAIPSKPDNSSRANTGSLPLITDDAEATADAHSWKVVKTISTEEGDIPWVLRGSPENVQKAKDMIQKALEQAKKTDATGYLILPDPKTYRHVIGPNGSKVNAIRQQSNCRIQVPRDQARDEAIEIVGTQSGVEKAKELILAAVREGQKPRERE encoded by the exons ATGTCTTCCGAAGAGTCCGCTGCGCAGAAGCTTCTTCAAAAGCACGCCGAGGAACCTCATACCGTCACTGTTGAAGATGTTCCTGACGAGGAGCTTCCTTCAAAGGCAACCAACGATGCTTCTGGCTCCTGGGCTGCTCCGATGAGCACCAAGGCTGCAGGGAAGCAGAAGGAGTCCTCCAACCCCAAGGCACCTCTCGATACCCATTCTCATGAACTCTTCCCGGAACTCGGAGcacccaaggccaagaccGCTAATGTTGCCCCTATTTGGGGTGCGAAGAGcggtgccaatggcaagaccAACGGTTCTCCCTCCAATGGTGTCTCACGATCATCGACTCCTGCTTCTGGAACCGCAACACCttccaaggctgctgccCCCTCCATGTTCATTCCTGGCCGTAACGTTGAAACCGTCACTCTGGAACCCCAGTACGTCTTGTCCCGTACCCAATTAAAGCGCCCCATTCCGGATATTATCAAGGACATCAACCGAAAGTCACGCGCAAATATCACAATGGCAAATGTGGCAAATGGACGATACAAGTTTGAAGCCACTGGTCCTCAGGAGATTGCTCAACAGGCTCTCAAGGACCTGGTTCAGCAAATTGGAGCCCCG ACTTCAATCAAGGTTCCCATTCCTTACTCCGCCCGGGCCCATGTCATTGGCAAGGGTGGCTCTATGATTAGAGCCCTGCAGGAAAAGACTGGTGCCAGGATTCAGCTTCCAAAGGTAGAGGACAATGCTCTGCttgccgatgatgatgaggccaCCATCGATGTTTCCGTCGACGGCAATGCTCtttctgctgcatctgcCCGGAACGAGCTTTTGAAGATTGCAGGTGAACGCTCTGCCAACGTGCAGACCAAGGTTCGCGGTGTCCCAGCTGCCTTCTATCCTTTCATTGCCGGACCTAGCAACTCGTTGGCACAGGCTCTAGAACAGAGTCATGGCATCCAAATGCGTGTCCCTGCCCATCAGGCTGTTTCTCGAGTTCCTGCTCCTGTTGCACCCCAGCCGGGTCAGCGACCTGTTTTTGAACCTGCTGGCGTTGAAGACGATCATATTCAGTTGGCTGGAGATAGGGCTGCTATCCAGCAAGTCCGCGCTGAAATCGAGCGTCGAGTCGCCGAGCTGCACAAAcagttggagctggagcagctGTCTATTCAACGAGGTCGACACCAGTTCATTATTGGCGATCGGGGTGTGCCTGCGGATGACTTCTTCGCCGAGACTGGATGtgccatcctcctcccatcagaagaagatgaagatatGGTCACGGTCATTGGTCCCGCTGATCGAGTTCAGGCTGGTCTTGAGCGGGCCATGGATCTGGCAATGGGCATGCAAAtgtccaacattgacattggcagaTTCCACCGCAACGCCCCTGGCGGTGCTGCCGCTCACGCTGGAAACGTAACCCGCTACCTTCGCCAGAGAAACGAGATTGCTCGTCTTGAGAAGTTGCACAAcactcacatcaacacccccTTCTCGCAGGGCGGCGCCTTGCCTTGGGAACTATACTCTCGCGAGGGAAAGAATGCCATACGCGCCCAATCTGAGATTACTGGCATTATCAATGGTCACCCTCCCGCACGTATGCAAACTGTCAACATTGATCCTTTCTTCCACCAGCATTTGCGTACCGACATCACACCAAGGGTGAAGACTGATTACGGGGTCCATATCGTCGTACCCGAAGCTTCTGATGCTGATACACCCGTGCTTCTTGTTTTTGAAGGCCCTGATCCTGCTGAAGGCCCTTACCAGCTCCCAAGAACTAAACCCTCAGATGCGGATGTTCGTGAATTCAAGAAGGCTCTTGAGGATGCCGAGAAACACATCATGGGTCTTATTAACAAGCAGGAAGAGCTGTCGAGTGCGACTCTTGATGTACCTGCCAAGTTTCACGAGAGACTTCGACGTTTCATCaagaaggagcaggagagCCGCAAGTCTGAGCAAATCCCTGTGCGCGTTACAAAGGTTGGCACTACGGTCACTCTACGTGGACCCAAGTCGGCGGTCGAATCTCTCGTTGCTAAGGCCAAGGCTTTTGTTGAAcaagagaaggaggatgagaaggaacGCGGTTTCACTTTGAGCTTCGAGTTTCCCCAAAAGTTTGCCAACCATCTCATTGGAAAGGGCGGGAGCAATATCAAGGAGCTTCGCGATCGATTTGATGTGGAGATCCAGGTGCAAGATGGGCAAGTCGAACTTAAAGGACCTaaggccaaggctgaggCCGCTCGCCATCATATCCAGAACCTTAGCCGCACGTTGGCTGATGAGACCACTCACATTCTAAAGATTGACCCCAAGTACCACCGAGAGCTTATCGGTGCCCAGGGCAGCCAAATCAATCGTTTGCAGACTCGTTACAAggtcctcatcttcttccctcGCTCAGCAAAGGTAGGCTCTGATGAGCAGCCAAACGCCGATGCCGCCAGCGAGACGGGCAAGCCGCGCCGCCAGCAAGCCCCTGACGAGGTCATCATCCGCGGTCCCAAGAAGGGTGCCGACGAAGCCCGCGATGAGATCTTCTCTCTTCACAAGTACCTGGAGGAGCACTCGGTTACTGCCTCGGTGCCCGTTCAGCAGAAGCAGGTTGGATCTCTCATCGGCCAGGGAGGCGCTGCCCTGGATGAGCTCCGCCAGCTAACTGGCGCACGTATCGATGTCCCCGCGGACCGTGACGCGGACATTGTTGAAATTGCCATCAAGGGAACTGCCGCACAAGTTGCCAAGGCCCGCAAGATCTTGGAAGAGAAGCGAACGGTTTTCGATGACACGATTGTGCAAACCATCGAGGTTGACAAGAAGCACCACAAGGCCTTGATTGGCACTGGAG GAGCGCACCTCAAGGAAATTGTAGTCGGAGCTGGTGGTTCAGATGATCGTCGTGAACTTGCTCGCGCCATTCAGTTCCCCAAGCAGGAAGCAGAtggcaacagcatcaaggtAGAAGGCCGAACTGACGTAGTACAAAAGATTGTCAAGCGCATCCAGGAAATCGTTGCCGAGCGGGACAGCCAGGTTACGGAAATGGTTGAGGTGCCCATTGAGCATCATCGATCTCTCAttggccgtggtggtgaCGCCAAGCGCCAGATGGAGAGCAAGTTCTCTGTTTCGATTGATGTGCCTAGACAGGGCGACGGCAAGACTGGTGTTAAAGTGACGGGCCGACCAGAGAACGTGGCCCAGGCGAAGGAACACATTGCCAGCATTATCAAGCAACAGCAGGGAGAGACTATTCAGATCCCTCGCAATGTTCACCACGCTGTTTCGAACAATGGACAGATTTTCCGACAGCTTCGGAACAACCACCAGGTTACGGTTGACCACGCTGGCAATGCTATTCCCAGCAAGCCTGATAACTCGAGCAGAGCGAACACTGGGTCCCTGCCGCTCATCACGGATGATGCAGAGGCCACGGCGGACGCCCACTCTTGGAAGGTGGTTAAGACAATTTCCACAGAGGAGGGTGACATTCCTTGGGTGCTGAGAGGCAGTCCTGAAAATGTgcagaaggccaaggacatgATCCAGAAGGCACTGGAACAGGCTAAAAAGACAGATGCCACAGGTTACCTCATCTTACCTGATCCCAAGACGTATCGCCATGTCATTGGACCCAATGGCTCCAAGGTCAACGCGATCCGACAGCAGAGCAACTGCAGAATCCAAGTGCCTCGGGACCAGGCACGAGACGAGGCGATTGAAATTGTGGGAACGCAGTCTGGCGTagagaaggccaaggagttGATCCTGGCTGCCGTTCGAGAGGGTCAAAAGCCGCGTGAGAGGGAGTAA
- a CDS encoding serine/threonine-protein kinase pak1/shk1 (similar to Aspergillus terreus NIH2624 XP_001215213.1) has translation MDGPGSSFNGNSQRRKLVKKPPSHTYTRSSSGFDDSQSLGSRRSSQSLRRAPSAPPVRSSVANTSSSSSPRHPPVSQWPSNASPAIAQADFLATTNLPSGSGLTNNPVLAHRSNRLSDSHARRHSREPSDDLLGAPFDGAAILSRIESTKYTSPRESVQRPPVSPALAKPIPGGRIVSPALRASQSFSNMEPAITEKIHGGRVPDGTVAAPKRYSDEGKDSKPPMLRKKSGFSGFVTSLVGSQKKPTISAPENPVHVTHVGYDSATGQFTGLPKEWQRLINESGIPEKERRENPQTMVDILQFYKETTERPAEDQVLEKFPHAAPADSRPYNTPTSPNMYPTNYMGSFENPRAPPPVPPSRTPGRDMMPSRPAPKPPVSMNNRPLPPSVYPTKDSGIGLSQQSDDYSPQGKDNVPMLPEEHRSRSNSRANGQSPFSPPTPQPGQTTAQAAAYQQQQFVQQQHEQAMAQAQAAMSGHVGRAPSKRTPQPQAPVPAPHQNAAYARPGDANGHPNASRQQPGPGAVPGARPRHRPRQSNGIDVVASLKRICNDGDPREVFRGFTKIGQGASGGVFTGYERGTNRLVAIKQMNLEQQPKKDLIINEILVMKDSSHPNIVNFIDSYLCGGELWVVMEFMEGGSLTDVVTFNIMTEGQIASVCRETLKGLQHLHSKGVIHRDIKSDNILLSNEGSIKLTDFGFCATINEAQNKRTTMVGTPYWMAPEVVTRKEYGRKVDIWSLGIMAIEMIEGEPPYLTESPLRALWLIATNGTPQIKNEAALSPLFKDFLYFALKVDPEKRASAHDLLRHEFMKQCVDLGQLAPLVQSAREQRAQEKARKQ, from the exons ATGGACGGTCCGGGATCGTCCTTCAACGGCAATTCACAACGTCGCAAGCTCGTCAAGAAACCCCCCTCTCACACATACACTCGTTCCTCCTCGGGCTTCGACGACTCGCAGTCACTTGGCAGCAGACGCAGCTCCCAGAGCCTCCGACGAGCACCTAGTGCTCCTCCAGTTCGATCCTCCGTTGCAAACACCTCGAGCAGCTCATCGCCAAGACATCCGCCCGTCTCCCAGTGGCCGTCGAATGCCTCGCCTGCCATCGCTCAAGCAGACTttcttgccaccaccaacctaCCTAGCGGATCTGGACTCACCAACAACCCCGTCCTCGCGCATCGCTCAAATCGCCTTTCCGACTCTCACGCCCGCCGACACAGCAGAGAACCTTCTGACGACCTCCTCGGCGCGCCTTTCGACGGTGCTGCCATCCTGAGCCGCATCGAATCTACCAAATACACGAGCCCACGAGAATCAGTTCAGCGTCCACCCGTTTCCCCCGCACTTGCGAAGCCCATTCCTGGAGGCCGAATCGTGAGCCCCGCGCTCAGAGCTTCACAGAGCTTCAGCAATATGGAGCCCGCCATCACAGAGAAAATTCATGGCGGCAGAGTACCTGATGGCACCGTAGCCGCGCCGAAGCGGTACTCCGATGAAGGCAAAGACTCCAAGCCGCCCATGCTTCGCAAGAAGTCGGGCTTCTCAGGCTTCGTCACCAGCCTGGTTGGTtcacaaaagaaaccaacCATCTCAGCACCAGAGAACCCAGTGCACGTCACCCATGTGGGATACGATAGTGCAACTGGCCAATTTACT GGTCTACCGAAGGAATGGCAACGCCTGATCAACGAAAGTGGAATTCCGGAGAAGGAGAGACGGGAAAACCCTCAGACCATGGTGGACATATTACAATTTTACAAAGAAACAACCGAGCGACCTGCGGAAGATCAAGTCTTGGAAAAATTCCCCCATGCTGCACCGGCTGATAGTCGTCCATACAACACACCCACTTCTCCTAACATGTACCCTACCAATTATATGG GAAGTTTTGAGAATCCCCGCGCTCCCCCACCGGTGCCACCTTCGAGAACTCCTGGTAGAGATATGATGCCCAGTCGCCCGGCTCCCAAACCACCGGTCAGCATGAACAACAGACCGCTGCCACCAAGTGTGTATCCTACAAAGGACTCTGGCATTGGTCTCTCCCAACAATCCGACGACTACTCGCCACAAGGAAAGGATAACGTGCCCATGCTACCCGAGGAGCATCGATCAAGATCCAACTCTCGAGCCAACGGTCAATCACCCTTCAGTCCTCCCACTCcccagccaggccagaccacTGCCCAGGCGGCGGCgtatcaacagcagcaatttgtgcagcagcaacatgaACAAGCCATggcacaagcacaagcagcaatgTCTGGGCATGTCGGTCGTGCCCCTAGCAAGCGAACACCTCAACCCCAGGCACCAGTGCCCGCCCCCCATCAAAACGCCGCCTACGCCCGACCAGGAGACGCAAATGGACACCCCAATGCATCCCGGCAACAACCCGGGCCTGGCGCAGTGCCTGGCGCGAGGCCTCGACATAGACCCCGCCAAAGCAACggcattgatgttgttgcGTCATTGAAACGAATCTGCAACGATGGCGATCCACGGGAGGTCTTCCGCGGGTTTACAAAAATTGGCCAAGGCGCTTCTGGCGGTGTCTTTACTGGTTACGAGAGGGGTACCAATCGACTTGTTGCTATCAAGCAGATGAACCTCGAACAGCAACCAAAGAAAGACCTCATCATTAACGAAATTTTGGTTATGAAAGATAGCTCACATCCCAACATCGTGAATTTCATCGATAGCTACCTCTGCGGAGGCGAGCTATGGGTAGTCATGGAGTTTATGGAAGGTGGCAGCTTGACAGACGTCGTCACCTTCAATATTATGACGGAAGGACAAATTGCATCGGTGTGCCGCGAGACTCTAAAGGGCCTCCAGCATTTACATTCCAAGGGCGTCATTCACCGCGATATCAAGTCGGACAACATTTTGCTATCAAATGAGGGTAGCATTAAACTCA CGGACTTTGGTTTCTGTGCCACTATCAACGAAGCGCAGAATAAACGAACGACCATGGTTGGAACGCCATACTGGATGGCACCGGAAGTTGTTACGAGAAAGGAGTACGGTCGCAAGGTAGATATCTGGTCACTTGGAATCATGGCCATTGAAATGATTGAGGGAGAGCCACCATACCTAACTGAATCACCACTTCGAGCCTTGTGGCTGATTGCTACCAACGGAACGCCACAAATCAAGAACGAAGCCGCGCTTTCACCTTTGTTCAAGGATTTCCTCTACTTTGCTTTGAAGGTAGATCCCGAGAAACGAGCAAGCGCTCATGATCTGCTAAGG CATGAATTTATGAAGCAGTGCGTGGATTTAGGTCAATTGGCCCCTCTCGTTCAATCCGCCAGAGAACAAAGAGCCCAGGAGAAGGCACGAAAGCAATAA